The following proteins come from a genomic window of Triticum aestivum cultivar Chinese Spring chromosome 6A, IWGSC CS RefSeq v2.1, whole genome shotgun sequence:
- the LOC123127233 gene encoding premnaspirodiene oxygenase, with protein sequence MAAVLPICLLLFLLLAIPLTLFKSRRPAPHRGPGGRAVRLPPGPWALPVIGHLHHLAGALPHRALRDLGRRHGPLMMLRLGELDAVVASSPDAAREIMKTHDASFASRPLTSMQQMAYGDAEGLIFAPYGDAWRQLRKICTVEILSSRRVQSFRPAREEELGRLLRSVAAASASSSPVNLSERISAYVADSTVRAIVGGRFKQRDTYLKMLQEGLKIVPGMTLPDIFPSSRLVRLLSSVPGRIQRHSQGMKLFMDTIIQEHQENRGPGGDGDKEEDLLDVLLRLQKEADSQYPLTTDNIKTVMLDMFGAGSETSATTLQWAMAELIRNPRVMRKAQDEVRQQLAGHGKVKEADLTDLRYLGFVIKETLRMHPPAPLLLPRRCGSPCQVLGLDVPEGVMVIVNAWAIGMDPVHWDAPEKFAPERFEQNGRDFKGADFEFVPFGGGRRICPGMAFGLAHVELALAALLFHFDWELPGGVAAEDLDITEEFGVTARLRSDLVVVAVPRVAVATE encoded by the exons ATGGCCGCCGTGCTCCCGATCTGCCTGCTTCTCTTTCTTCTCCTCGCCATCCCGCTCACCCTCTTCAAATCCAGGCGCCCAGCGCCTCATCGTGGCCCCGGCGGCAGGGCCGTGCGGCTCCCGCCGGGGCCATGGGCGCTGCCGGTCATCGGCCAcctgcaccacctcgccggcgctcTCCCACACCGTGCTTTGCGCGACCTCGGGCGGCGCCACGGCCCGCTGATGATGCTCCGCCTCGGCGAGCTCGACGCCGTGGTCGCGTCGTCCCCTGACGCCGCGCGCGAGATCATGAAGACCCACGACGCCTCCTTCGCATCCAGACCTCTGACTTCCATGCAGCAGATGGCGTACGGCGACGCCGAGGGCCTCATCTTCGCGCCCTACGGCGACGCGTGGCGGCAGCTTCGCAAGATATGCACCGTCGAGATCCTCAGCTCCCGCCGCGTCCAGTCCTTCCGCCCCGCCCGCGAGGAGGAGCTCGGGCGCCTCCTCCGCTCCGTCGCGGCGGCTTCTGCCTCGTCTTCGCCGGTGAACCTGAGCGAGCGCATATCGGCGTACGTCGCTGATTCTACGGTGCGCGCCATCGTCGGCGGCCGGTTCAAGCAGCGGGACACGTACCTGAAGATGCTGCAAGAGGGACTCAAAATCGTGCCCGGGATGACCCTTCCCGACATTTTCCCCTCCTCGCGCCTCGTGCGGCTCCTCAGCAGCGTCCCCGGCAGGATACAGCGCCATAGCCAAGGCATGAAGCTGTTCATGGACACCATCATCCAGGAGCACCAGGAGAACAGAGGCCCGGGCGGTGACGGCGACAAAGAAGAAGACTTGCTCGACGTGCTCCTGAGACTCCAAAAGGAAGCGGACTCCCAGTATCCACTCACCACTGACAACATCAAGACCGTCATGCTG GACATGTTTGGCGCCGGCAGCGAGACGTCGGCGACGACGCTGCAGTGGGCGATGGCGGAGCTGATACGGAACCCGCGGGTTATGCGGAAGGCGCAAGACGAGGTCCGGCAGCAACTCGCCGGGCACGGCAAGGTGAAGGAGGCCGACCTGACAGATCTGCGATACCTTGGGTTTGTCATCAAGGAGACGCTGAGGATGCACCCGCCGGCGCCACttctgctgccacgcaggtgcgGGAGCCCGTGTCAGGTTCTGGGCCTGGACGTGCCGGAGGGGGTCATGGTGATCGTGAACGCGTGGGCGATCGGCATGGACCCGGTGCACTGGGACGCGCCCGAGAAGTTCGCGCCGGAGCGGTTCGAGCAGAACGGGAGGGACTTCAAGGGGGCGGACTTCGAGTTCGTGCCgttcggcggcgggaggaggataTGCCCCGGCATGGCTTTCGGGCTGGCGCACGTGGAGCTCGCGCTGGCGGCGCTGCTGTTCCACTTCGACTGGGAGCTGCCAGGCGGGGTGGCGGCCGAGGATCTGGACATAACGGAGGAGTTTGGTGTCACGGCACGGCTCCGGTCTGACCTTGTCGTGGTTGCCGTCCCTCGCGTCGCCGTGGCCACGGAGTAA